GGGCACGCCGGACGCGAGCCGGCGCCGCGCGCGGGCCGTGTCCCGGCGCCCGGTGAGCCCGAAGGTGCGCGGGAACGCCTGGATACCGGCGTCGGTGATCCGGAACGTGTGGAGCCCGGGCACGGACGCCTGCCCGCGGAGCTTCATCACCTGCAACTTGCGCACGATCGAGTTCCGCTCGACCTGCTGGTACAGCCAGAGCAGGCCGTCGGACACGGTGAACACCGGGTTGTCGCGGACCTCCCCCTCGGTGTACTCGCCGATCAGGAACGTGGTCGCCTGCCAGCTCGTCAGGTGGAGCGCCAGGCGCTGGACGAACCCCTGCAACTCGGCCTCACCGGTAACGCCCCCGGCCTTGCGCACCACGGTCCGGAACGAGTCCACGACCACGACGGCGGGGTGGGCCGCCTCGACCTCCTTGATGATCTCCGCCAGAACCGCGTCCAGGTCCCGTTCCAGAACGACCTGACTCAGGTTGACGAACCGGACCGCGGTGTTCAACTTGGTCGAGTCGAAGAACTGGAACTGCTGCTGGTACCGGAGCATCTTGAGCGCCGGCTCCCCCAAAACGGTGAAGTACAGGGCCGGGCGCTCGGGGGTCGCGTTGGCGAACACGATCTGGTGGGCGAGGGTCGTCTTCCCGCCCCCGGGGCTCCCGGCGATGATGTTGAACGAGTACTCGGGGAGCCCGCCGCCCAGGATCTCGTCCAGGCCCGGCACCCCGGTCGGCAGCTTGCGAATCGTCACTCGGTCTTCCGCACTCATGGTTGCCCCCCACTTCCCGCGTCCGCTCCGGTCACGGGCGCGTCCGGCCAGGCGTCCCGCACGAGGCGCAGCGTGAGTGGTTCGCCGATGAAGGTCACTAGCAGTCCGAGTAAGTGGGTCACGATCGCGACGCCGGCCCCCGTATCGTGATCGTAGGGGAACCCTTCGAGACCCTCAAGCGCCCCGTCGGTGCGGACCCGCGCGGCGGCGAGTTCGGGCGCTTCGGCCGTCGCCAGCGCCAGCGCCCGTGACAGCAGGGAGCGGAACCCGGCGACCCCGGCCAGTCGCGCGAGCGCGGTCCGCAGCCGGTCGCAGACCCGGACCGCGCCGCCGAGGGGCGCGCCGGGCGACTCGGGGCGCGCCGCTTCGAGGGCGATGAGCCGCCGCGCGAGGTCGTGAATGGCTGGCGGGACCGTACTCATCGCGACCGTTTTGCGCGAGGTAGAGGGGCGACGAATAGCGAGTTTCGTTCGCGAGGAATTTTCGTCAACCAAGTCGGCTTTTATTAGAATATTGAAACAGTCGCCCGCCGGACGACGAATCGGGGCACAAGCATCGAAACGGCCTCGGCTGCGTTGCATTGAGGCGGGTGCCACGAGATCGAACCAGACTATTTGGCAGCCACCGCTTCCGGTACGTTTCCCATCCCTGATCGGGGTTAAGGGGCACTGGAACCACGCTGGAGTTGGCCCACCCGTCCGACCTACGGGTGGGCGTTCCGGTCGAGTGGACTCGTCGCATCGGTCGGACGATTCTTTTACATGCGGTCGTCTCGAACCTCGGTCGGCACGTTTACCGATCCCCCGTGCCGCCCGAACGCGCTCAGCACGCCCGCGATGTCGTCGGTGTGAGAGCACACGGCGACCAACCAGCGCCCCGCGCGGAGCTCGCCCGCGTAGTACCCGACCTCTTCGGCCGTGAACCCGGCCGCCGACCATTCGTCCGCACATTCGGGCGGCACATCGGGGCCGGCCAGGAGCCGGACGTACTCCCACTCGTGCCCGTCTACGGACAGTTGCTCGGCGGCCCGCTCGGCGCGCTCGCGCAGGTCGAACACGGCCACGAGCACTCGGCTTCTCTTGGTTGACATACCGTCCTCCTCGGAATCGCCAAACCGGGACCAGAATGTCCGGTCCGGCGCTTTGAACAGGGCGCCCACGCACATGGCAGGCCCGATCCACTTTTGCCGCCGGCCCGTTCCCGATTACCTCCGCGTCGTACCAACCTTGAGGAACAGGCGAATTGAGTAAGAAAAGGCCCAGGATGTGCATATGGGCGCGTGTTGCTCGTATCCCCGGACCCGAACAGGCACGAACCATGACGCCCGATCCCGAGTCGATTCCCCCGGTCGGCATCCTGAGATGCGCGACGTGCGGGAAGATCGTG
The Gemmata palustris DNA segment above includes these coding regions:
- a CDS encoding ATPase domain-containing protein; translated protein: MSAEDRVTIRKLPTGVPGLDEILGGGLPEYSFNIIAGSPGGGKTTLAHQIVFANATPERPALYFTVLGEPALKMLRYQQQFQFFDSTKLNTAVRFVNLSQVVLERDLDAVLAEIIKEVEAAHPAVVVVDSFRTVVRKAGGVTGEAELQGFVQRLALHLTSWQATTFLIGEYTEGEVRDNPVFTVSDGLLWLYQQVERNSIVRKLQVMKLRGQASVPGLHTFRITDAGIQAFPRTFGLTGRRDTARARRRLASGVPGLDELLGGGIPEGDSVLVAGPSGTGKSIIATQFIAEGLRRGEPGIVAIFEERPEEYMGRAATLGMDFEAPQAAGTLTIVYLRPLDLSVDETMREILDAVARTGAKRLVIDSLAGFEMALAPGFRADFRESLYRMIGALTRTGVTIVSTVEVTETFTELALSPYSISFLSDDIIRLRYVEIAGQLRKVLVVVKVRAGEHSKDIREYEVTATGLQIGARLTGYHGLITGVPEPLAPATSDPKE